Proteins encoded in a region of the Paenibacillus sp. E222 genome:
- a CDS encoding response regulator transcription factor produces the protein MNNDYLIAVVDDDENIRTLIQAYLHKENYRTIGLANAEDAWSLYRISPPSMWVMDIMLPGMDGYELCKRIRSEGEVPIIMISAKDNEVDKILGLELGSDDYLVKPFSPRELVARIKRQLERWIRLTGAEERAVVSEAVTPRIDTGELQLMLEERRAIWRGEEVDLTSKEFTMLKVLAEHPNRAFTRDELLSFVWGEDYFGSDRAVDHLIKRIRKKMEELPVESVWGHGYRMRTDRSEV, from the coding sequence ATGAATAACGATTACCTCATCGCGGTTGTAGACGATGACGAGAATATACGTACGCTGATTCAAGCTTATTTGCACAAGGAGAACTATCGAACGATAGGCCTCGCTAATGCCGAGGATGCCTGGTCTTTATATAGAATAAGTCCACCGAGCATGTGGGTGATGGATATTATGCTGCCCGGAATGGATGGCTATGAATTGTGCAAACGCATCCGTAGTGAAGGAGAGGTTCCCATTATTATGATCTCGGCGAAGGATAATGAAGTGGACAAAATACTTGGCCTTGAGCTGGGCAGTGACGATTATCTAGTGAAGCCGTTCAGCCCACGTGAGCTGGTGGCCCGCATCAAGCGGCAGCTGGAACGTTGGATTAGACTTACCGGTGCGGAAGAAAGAGCTGTTGTAAGCGAAGCTGTGACGCCACGAATCGATACCGGAGAGCTTCAATTAATGTTGGAAGAGAGGCGGGCCATATGGCGAGGGGAAGAAGTGGACCTGACCAGCAAAGAGTTCACCATGCTCAAGGTACTGGCTGAACATCCGAATCGAGCGTTTACGAGGGACGAGCTGCTCAGTTTTGTCTGGGGAGAAGATTATTTTGGCAGTGACCGTGCCGTGGATCATTTGATTAAGCGGATTCGCAAAAAGATGGAGGAACTTCCCGTCGAATCGGTATGGGGACACGGGTATCGCATGCGTACAGATCGGAGTGAAGTTTAA
- a CDS encoding helix-turn-helix domain-containing protein, protein MIKYTASTHIHPDLLVDPFWVDSLSKVSPEHTHDFYEFFILSEGQCQHIVNGTTQHLRPGCLVFIRPHDIHRYEPEGTQDCRFLNSPCRSAVIEEALAYLNEQKYAQGLLQAPVPQIAMLSQLEMTEMVRSFERIMMLSTVDKKKARVYAKGLIIQIFTQHFFELETIEQPILPLWLEHAISKMQLKENMIRGLHALYELSGRSVGHVNRAFRQYLNQTPTEYINQLRLNVAKNLLLTTELRVLEIALEAGFENVSHFYHQFKKYYNQAPLDFRKNATMNKESLLP, encoded by the coding sequence ATGATCAAATACACAGCGTCTACTCACATCCATCCCGACCTGCTCGTAGATCCGTTCTGGGTCGATTCCTTATCGAAAGTGTCACCCGAGCATACCCATGACTTTTACGAGTTCTTCATTCTAAGTGAAGGGCAGTGCCAACATATCGTCAATGGAACAACCCAGCATTTAAGGCCGGGCTGCCTTGTCTTTATTCGACCGCATGATATTCACCGTTATGAACCGGAAGGCACTCAGGACTGCCGTTTTCTGAATAGCCCGTGTCGATCCGCAGTAATAGAAGAAGCTTTGGCCTACTTGAATGAACAGAAGTATGCGCAAGGACTCTTGCAGGCTCCCGTTCCCCAGATTGCCATGTTATCTCAGTTAGAAATGACAGAGATGGTTCGAAGCTTTGAACGGATTATGATGCTCTCCACAGTGGATAAGAAGAAGGCTCGCGTATACGCAAAAGGGTTGATTATTCAGATTTTTACGCAGCATTTCTTTGAATTGGAAACCATTGAACAACCCATTCTCCCGCTGTGGCTTGAGCATGCGATCTCCAAAATGCAGCTGAAAGAAAACATGATTCGTGGTCTTCATGCCCTCTATGAATTGTCAGGTCGAAGCGTTGGTCATGTGAACCGTGCCTTTCGTCAATATCTGAATCAGACACCAACAGAGTATATTAATCAGCTTCGGCTGAATGTAGCCAAAAACTTGCTGCTCACAACTGAGCTTCGTGTGCTTGAGATTGCACTGGAAGCGGGATTTGAGAACGTCAGCCACTTCTACCATCAGTTCAAAAAATACTATAATCAAGCTCCGCTAGATTTCCGTAAAAACGCGACAATGAATAAGGAATCGCTGCTGCCGTAG
- a CDS encoding ROK family protein — translation MKPDVTIAIDAGGTFLKGAVVLSDGNLLPQLYVKRSSHSDSSAYEIASNLAGVIQELAAAYVAYMERLSTDKGTRVTFANFHIGFAFPGPFEYDTGVSRIQGLNKYGQLYEFNLKTLLRCELTALAAEPTAPTWMTRLAAADIRFGNDAALFALGVSRLYPQERLLCLTLGTGLGSAFVENRSIVSGKWGIPDSGMLYAEQYNGGTVDDLFGSRGILALADSHAARRQGEDVYQLAIAARQGISSAIRVWQLYGQRLGEMLRPYVAEFRPARLILGGQIAETLDLFGGALSEALLPERIAQHNEKHLQEHVFHGIFQLVKGT, via the coding sequence ATGAAACCTGACGTCACGATTGCTATTGATGCCGGGGGGACCTTTTTGAAGGGTGCCGTTGTACTAAGTGACGGGAATCTTCTGCCACAACTTTATGTCAAAAGGTCATCGCACTCCGACAGTAGCGCGTATGAAATTGCCTCCAATCTGGCTGGCGTGATCCAGGAGCTTGCTGCTGCATACGTCGCCTACATGGAGAGGCTAAGTACCGATAAAGGGACCCGGGTCACTTTTGCCAATTTTCACATCGGTTTTGCTTTCCCCGGCCCTTTTGAATACGACACAGGTGTTTCCCGTATCCAGGGATTGAATAAATACGGGCAGCTTTATGAATTCAATCTAAAAACACTGCTGCGGTGTGAATTAACGGCGCTTGCAGCGGAGCCCACTGCTCCTACATGGATGACCCGGCTTGCTGCCGCAGATATTCGTTTTGGCAATGATGCTGCCTTGTTCGCTCTGGGGGTCAGCAGGCTTTATCCTCAGGAAAGATTGCTTTGCCTTACATTGGGAACGGGCCTCGGCTCCGCTTTTGTTGAGAATCGGTCTATTGTCAGCGGAAAATGGGGAATTCCCGACTCAGGCATGTTGTATGCCGAGCAATATAACGGAGGAACCGTGGATGATCTGTTCGGAAGCCGAGGCATTTTGGCCTTGGCAGATAGCCATGCTGCTCGAAGGCAGGGAGAGGATGTGTACCAACTGGCGATAGCGGCTAGACAGGGGATTTCCTCCGCCATCCGTGTATGGCAGCTTTACGGCCAGCGGCTTGGGGAAATGCTGCGTCCGTACGTGGCAGAGTTTCGCCCCGCTCGTCTGATCCTGGGGGGACAAATTGCCGAAACCCTTGATTTATTTGGCGGCGCGCTTTCGGAAGCGCTCTTGCCCGAGAGGATCGCTCAGCATAATGAGAAACATTTGCAGGAGCATGTGTTCCACGGGATTTTCCAGCTCGTAAAAGGTACCTAA
- a CDS encoding glycoside hydrolase family 2 protein, with translation MLLIDLNGRWQMKRVDHAEWLPATVPGSVFNDLLQAGQMEDPYYREQEQAALELCNYDYEYKHSFEVSAADLKHDRIILLCEGLDTIGELFLNEMNIANVSNMHSTYEIDITSFIKQGENTIHIILRSPVEYVLRKQAERPLINCSDAVEGISHLRKAHSMFGWDWGPQLPDLGIWRNISIQGYDHARLEDVYITQMHSEGKVTLDVRVRASGWVQEEREITVTLDTPSGETLKGCTSVVNDANHHIWIEVDHPELWWPNGLGKQPLYQLSIALMEQGVELDRDVKRIGLRTLTVKQEQDQWGESFEFEVNGVSFFSMGADYIPEDNILPRCSPDRTERLIKSCAQAHFNTIRVWGGGHYPENYFYDLCDEYGLIVWQDLMYACGVYELTEEFKKSITKETIDNMKRLRHYASLGIWCGNNEQEMAWVEWDWAKKTSLQLQADYIKQYEVLLPAIAKEYDPNTFYWLASPSSKGSFDNPNDENYGDMHYWDVWHGKKPFTEFRTLFPRYMSEFGLQSFPNHKTIETFTLQEDRNIFSPVMESHQKNGTGNEKILYYIGETYRLPKDFNSLLYASQLIQAEGISCGVEHWRRHRGRCMGALYWQLNDCWPVASWSSIDYFGRWKALHYAAKRFFAPVLVSAREDGSKVELHVSNESRSAVKGELKWRLMDSQSNEIVASSKVIDLKALSTSLFEQLDFTEMLNTTAKKRNTYLQFSFEVGGEVVSEGTVLFVKPKHFDFIDPAIETTMTEEKDRFVITVDSKAFARFVELDFSELDGIFSNNYFDLLAGERKTISLRKDDLNKLASLEELQSQLIVRSVFDL, from the coding sequence ATGTTGCTTATCGATCTCAATGGCAGGTGGCAAATGAAGAGAGTGGATCATGCCGAATGGCTTCCGGCGACGGTTCCAGGTTCGGTCTTTAATGATTTGCTTCAAGCTGGACAAATGGAAGACCCTTACTACCGCGAGCAAGAGCAGGCGGCACTTGAACTGTGCAATTATGATTATGAATACAAACACTCTTTTGAAGTGAGCGCAGCGGATCTTAAGCATGACCGGATCATCCTGTTATGTGAAGGGTTGGATACGATTGGCGAATTGTTTCTAAATGAAATGAATATCGCAAATGTAAGTAACATGCACAGTACTTATGAAATCGATATTACCTCCTTTATCAAACAAGGTGAAAATACCATACACATTATTCTTCGTTCCCCTGTGGAGTATGTACTGCGTAAACAAGCCGAGCGCCCGTTGATTAACTGCAGTGATGCAGTGGAAGGAATCTCCCATTTGCGTAAAGCACACTCCATGTTCGGTTGGGATTGGGGTCCACAATTACCTGATTTGGGAATCTGGCGAAATATCTCCATTCAAGGCTATGATCATGCCCGTTTGGAAGATGTCTACATTACACAGATGCATAGCGAAGGAAAGGTAACCTTAGATGTTCGCGTAAGGGCATCTGGTTGGGTCCAAGAAGAGCGGGAGATCACGGTCACATTAGATACTCCTTCCGGGGAGACATTGAAAGGATGCACGTCTGTCGTGAATGATGCGAATCATCATATCTGGATTGAAGTGGACCATCCCGAGTTATGGTGGCCGAATGGTCTGGGCAAACAGCCATTGTATCAGCTGAGCATTGCGCTTATGGAACAAGGCGTGGAGTTGGATCGTGATGTTAAGCGCATTGGACTGAGAACATTAACTGTGAAGCAAGAGCAGGATCAGTGGGGGGAGTCCTTCGAATTCGAAGTGAACGGTGTATCTTTTTTCTCGATGGGTGCTGACTATATTCCGGAAGATAACATCTTGCCTCGCTGTAGCCCAGATCGGACAGAACGATTGATCAAGAGCTGTGCGCAAGCCCATTTCAATACAATTCGTGTCTGGGGTGGCGGACATTATCCGGAGAATTACTTTTATGATTTGTGCGACGAATACGGCTTGATTGTATGGCAGGACTTGATGTATGCCTGCGGTGTATATGAACTGACTGAGGAATTCAAGAAATCAATTACAAAAGAGACCATCGATAACATGAAACGCTTGCGTCATTATGCCTCATTGGGAATCTGGTGTGGAAACAATGAGCAGGAGATGGCTTGGGTTGAATGGGACTGGGCGAAGAAAACATCCTTACAGTTACAAGCAGACTATATTAAGCAATATGAAGTATTACTTCCGGCTATTGCGAAGGAATATGATCCGAACACGTTCTACTGGTTAGCTTCACCTTCATCCAAAGGCAGCTTTGACAATCCAAACGATGAAAATTACGGAGACATGCATTACTGGGATGTGTGGCATGGCAAGAAACCTTTTACCGAATTCCGCACATTGTTCCCGCGCTACATGTCCGAATTCGGATTGCAATCCTTTCCGAATCACAAGACCATAGAGACGTTTACGTTGCAGGAAGACCGCAATATCTTCTCTCCGGTCATGGAATCTCATCAGAAGAATGGTACGGGCAATGAGAAAATTCTGTATTACATCGGGGAGACGTATCGCTTGCCAAAAGATTTCAATTCCCTGTTATACGCTTCACAGCTCATTCAGGCTGAAGGTATCTCATGTGGGGTAGAGCATTGGCGCAGACATCGTGGACGCTGTATGGGAGCACTGTACTGGCAGTTGAATGATTGCTGGCCTGTTGCTTCCTGGTCCAGTATCGATTACTTTGGTCGCTGGAAAGCACTGCATTATGCAGCCAAACGCTTTTTCGCGCCTGTTCTTGTATCGGCTCGGGAAGATGGTTCAAAGGTAGAACTTCACGTATCGAATGAGAGTAGGAGTGCTGTAAAAGGAGAATTGAAATGGAGGCTCATGGATTCGCAATCCAATGAAATCGTAGCTTCTTCAAAAGTGATTGATTTGAAAGCGTTATCAACCTCATTATTCGAACAGCTTGATTTCACTGAGATGCTCAATACAACTGCCAAGAAACGGAATACGTATTTACAGTTTTCCTTTGAGGTGGGTGGTGAAGTTGTCAGCGAAGGTACAGTGTTATTTGTGAAGCCAAAGCATTTTGATTTTATTGATCCTGCAATTGAGACCACGATGACGGAAGAAAAGGATCGTTTTGTTATTACGGTTGATTCGAAAGCCTTTGCACGGTTTGTGGAGCTGGATTTCAGTGAATTAGACGGTATTTTCAGTAACAATTATTTTGACTTGTTAGCAGGTGAAAGAAAGACCATTTCTCTGAGGAAAGATGATCTCAACAAACTGGCATCCCTTGAAGAACTGCAATCACAGCTAATCGTACGCAGCGTATTTGATTTGTAA
- a CDS encoding HAMP domain-containing sensor histidine kinase: MKLVHQINLAFGLSLILILSVTAVLLHYVLLDHFIGTEKNDLKTLSTAMSASITTGDIKMSPVLTTGSAVTMPNSNMTGMQSVQLVTGEVTSAPSTLIPADVEAFVTDFNGNVLSGTLSVSGTTGMASSNTLTEAVPANLSKYTAVTSSSIKDLWKGTDGRYVMDVSPIPQGTLTLLTPMSKIKAIEQALLGRLILVICIVGAMMFLLSLFITKRLIQPLMNLKQELKKVKQRHFTDVQRVKAGGEIGAVAQAVYEMAGELNRFNEVQKQFFQNASHELKTPLMSIAGYAEGIRDGIFEGENVRKGLDVILGESGRLGKIVTEMTLLAKLDSEEDIFKPSKVSLNELLTETSERVNPLLVKKGLTLHIACPENKELFIMADQDKLLQALLNVVTNAARYAKEEIHITANLEKGKITLSVTDDGPGFPQELLPTLFHRFVKGKDGESGLGLAIARAIVERCGGLIQATNRKEGGAVISFGFPAAQRV, from the coding sequence ATGAAACTAGTCCATCAGATTAACCTTGCGTTCGGATTGTCACTGATTCTGATCCTCTCCGTCACGGCCGTTTTACTTCATTATGTGCTTCTGGATCATTTCATTGGAACAGAGAAGAATGATCTCAAGACGTTAAGTACAGCAATGTCCGCTTCAATAACGACGGGGGATATCAAAATGAGTCCTGTACTTACCACTGGATCTGCTGTCACGATGCCTAATTCGAATATGACGGGTATGCAGTCTGTCCAGTTGGTAACAGGAGAAGTTACGAGTGCTCCTTCAACACTCATTCCTGCGGATGTTGAAGCCTTTGTCACTGATTTTAACGGAAATGTGCTGTCAGGGACATTGTCTGTGAGTGGTACAACCGGAATGGCGAGCAGTAACACATTGACTGAAGCCGTACCAGCAAACTTGTCGAAATACACAGCGGTCACTTCGTCCAGCATCAAGGACCTGTGGAAGGGAACGGATGGGCGCTATGTGATGGACGTCAGCCCCATCCCCCAAGGAACTCTGACTCTGCTGACTCCCATGAGCAAGATCAAAGCAATCGAACAGGCGCTTCTGGGTCGTCTCATCCTGGTGATCTGTATCGTTGGGGCCATGATGTTCCTGCTTAGTCTGTTTATTACGAAAAGGCTAATTCAGCCCTTGATGAATCTGAAGCAGGAACTTAAGAAGGTCAAACAACGTCATTTCACGGATGTACAGCGGGTCAAGGCCGGCGGTGAGATTGGAGCTGTCGCACAGGCGGTATATGAGATGGCGGGTGAACTGAACAGGTTCAATGAGGTGCAGAAGCAGTTTTTCCAGAATGCATCCCATGAGCTGAAGACGCCTCTGATGTCCATTGCAGGTTATGCGGAGGGCATTCGGGATGGAATCTTTGAAGGTGAGAACGTTCGTAAAGGGCTGGACGTGATTCTTGGGGAGAGCGGCAGATTAGGAAAGATTGTTACCGAAATGACGCTGCTTGCGAAGCTGGATAGTGAAGAGGATATCTTCAAACCTTCTAAGGTCAGTCTGAACGAATTGTTGACGGAAACGTCTGAACGTGTCAATCCGCTGCTTGTAAAGAAAGGACTTACACTCCATATCGCATGCCCGGAGAATAAGGAGCTGTTCATCATGGCTGATCAGGATAAACTGCTGCAGGCACTGCTCAACGTCGTGACGAATGCTGCAAGGTACGCCAAAGAAGAAATTCACATCACTGCGAACTTGGAAAAAGGGAAGATCACGCTATCCGTCACGGATGACGGTCCCGGCTTTCCGCAGGAGCTGCTGCCCACCTTATTCCACCGTTTTGTCAAAGGAAAAGACGGTGAGTCCGGACTGGGCCTGGCGATTGCCCGGGCCATTGTGGAACGCTGCGGCGGGCTGATTCAGGCCACCAACCGTAAGGAGGGAGGAGCTGTAATCTCGTTCGGCTTCCCTGCGGCTCAGCGTGTCTGA
- a CDS encoding glycoside hydrolase family 38 C-terminal domain-containing protein — MTLEQQIKQAAIPTLDRKWKIYVIHHSHTDIGYTDRQEKIEQYHIDFIRQALRIVNDAHNGVSPEWKGFRWTCETFWAVEQFLKQAQDEEKVAFADAVRRGDIELSGTYLNMTELPDLQLLNKIHSKAQTYAESIGHPIDSAMTADINGYSWGYADSLLNNGIGHLFSCIHTHHGMYALGRKQSPFWWEAPSGERLLVWNGDHYMLGNELGFCPGALGKYMIRDEFGHRLVEPGNIHDQIANIRIHRYLAQLEAEQYPYDFVPMMLSGLPTDNGSPNSAIMEWIEAWNRQNGEEISVEMSTLSGFFARLKEEGTDDLPVHKGDWPDWWSDGVSSTPMHTQIYRDAQRTLRKVEKLDPEQKSVSLQEIEAVEQALTLYAEHTWGYHSSVYEPWHKNVQMLEVRKTAHAAEASRLAYRALDQVLLADNAATLYPGRPYRFKVTNVSEREVTELVQLKLEGWEPDELLNGVEVIREDTGQVLIQQSSHPQTIIAELKLQGMESCILILRPLLAAQNTLLSLTSTSNSKLIGADQVYDMEGMYSLTTGGQQAPISVCQTGLESPYVRLTWSKERGIVSWIDKETGRELLKADDLYGAFTPIYEVTNPANPANASQVWSVRSKMGRNRKGLNVERSVGQLISVRTVDNGPLYATVELGYQLKGIAYFSLHLQIYTRQNRMDISARFHKESIWNPENVYLALPFTAGGTGPVTLFADKPGGLVRPWKDQIPGTCLDYSAVQSGIAWQDHDRSLLLAVPDTPLMQWGTLDYGTRKVHTQQAPDAQPEVYAWLMTNYWETNFKATLGGFYEFQYHISAGGRLPVEDMAAALHALNEPFVVTRVNEK; from the coding sequence ATGACACTCGAACAACAAATTAAACAGGCCGCCATCCCGACGCTTGATCGGAAATGGAAAATATACGTCATTCACCATTCCCATACTGACATTGGTTATACCGACCGGCAGGAGAAGATTGAACAATATCATATCGATTTTATCCGTCAGGCGCTGCGTATTGTTAATGATGCTCATAACGGTGTAAGCCCCGAGTGGAAAGGGTTCCGTTGGACCTGTGAGACCTTCTGGGCTGTGGAGCAATTCCTGAAGCAGGCTCAAGACGAGGAAAAAGTTGCATTTGCCGATGCCGTGCGGCGTGGCGATATCGAGCTCTCCGGCACATATTTGAATATGACCGAGCTGCCCGACCTACAGCTGCTGAACAAAATACACAGCAAGGCTCAGACATATGCCGAATCTATCGGTCACCCAATAGACAGTGCGATGACAGCGGATATCAACGGCTACAGCTGGGGATATGCCGATAGCCTGCTGAATAACGGAATCGGACATTTATTCAGCTGTATACATACTCATCACGGCATGTATGCGTTGGGCCGCAAGCAGTCCCCTTTCTGGTGGGAAGCTCCAAGTGGGGAACGCCTGCTGGTCTGGAATGGAGACCACTACATGCTTGGCAACGAGCTTGGCTTCTGCCCTGGTGCGCTTGGCAAATACATGATTCGTGATGAATTCGGCCACAGACTTGTGGAACCGGGGAACATTCATGATCAAATTGCCAATATTCGTATCCACCGATACTTGGCCCAGCTTGAGGCCGAGCAGTATCCGTATGATTTCGTGCCAATGATGCTGTCCGGATTGCCCACAGACAACGGATCGCCCAATAGCGCAATCATGGAATGGATTGAGGCGTGGAACCGTCAAAACGGTGAGGAAATTTCCGTGGAGATGAGTACGTTGAGCGGCTTTTTTGCCCGCTTGAAGGAGGAAGGGACGGATGATCTGCCTGTGCATAAAGGGGATTGGCCGGACTGGTGGTCGGACGGTGTAAGCTCCACACCGATGCACACCCAGATTTACCGTGATGCACAGCGGACACTTCGCAAGGTGGAAAAGCTCGACCCTGAACAGAAAAGTGTTAGTCTCCAGGAAATCGAGGCTGTAGAGCAGGCGCTTACTCTTTATGCCGAACACACTTGGGGGTATCACTCCTCTGTGTATGAACCGTGGCACAAAAATGTACAGATGCTTGAGGTTCGCAAGACAGCTCACGCTGCAGAGGCAAGCAGGCTTGCTTACCGCGCGCTGGATCAGGTGCTGCTTGCCGATAATGCCGCCACCTTGTACCCGGGGCGTCCTTATCGCTTCAAGGTTACGAACGTGTCGGAGCGGGAGGTAACGGAGTTGGTTCAGTTGAAGCTTGAAGGATGGGAACCGGATGAGCTATTGAACGGAGTAGAAGTAATCCGGGAGGACACAGGACAGGTGCTGATCCAGCAGTCAAGTCACCCGCAGACGATTATTGCAGAGCTTAAGCTCCAAGGCATGGAGAGCTGCATACTGATCCTGCGCCCACTCCTGGCAGCCCAGAATACTCTTCTTTCCTTAACGTCAACCTCCAATTCGAAGCTGATCGGCGCTGACCAGGTGTACGATATGGAGGGTATGTATTCCTTAACGACAGGCGGACAGCAAGCGCCGATCTCCGTTTGCCAAACGGGGCTGGAGTCACCTTATGTACGCTTGACTTGGTCGAAAGAGCGCGGCATCGTGTCGTGGATCGATAAGGAGACAGGACGCGAACTGCTGAAAGCGGATGATCTGTATGGGGCGTTTACACCCATCTATGAGGTGACCAATCCAGCGAATCCTGCGAATGCTTCTCAGGTATGGAGCGTCCGTTCCAAAATGGGACGCAACCGTAAAGGCCTTAACGTGGAGCGTTCGGTTGGTCAGCTCATCTCTGTGCGCACGGTGGATAATGGACCGTTGTATGCTACCGTTGAGCTTGGTTATCAGCTCAAGGGCATCGCCTATTTTTCACTGCATTTGCAGATCTATACCCGTCAAAACCGGATGGATATTTCGGCGCGGTTCCATAAAGAGAGCATCTGGAATCCGGAGAACGTTTATCTGGCCCTGCCGTTCACCGCGGGAGGCACCGGGCCAGTTACCCTGTTTGCCGACAAGCCAGGAGGCCTCGTTCGCCCTTGGAAGGATCAGATTCCGGGAACTTGCCTGGATTATTCCGCTGTACAGTCGGGCATTGCCTGGCAGGATCATGACCGCAGCCTGCTGCTTGCCGTCCCGGATACGCCGCTTATGCAATGGGGGACGCTGGATTACGGAACAAGAAAGGTCCACACCCAGCAAGCACCTGACGCCCAACCAGAAGTCTATGCCTGGCTGATGACGAATTATTGGGAAACGAATTTCAAAGCGACCTTGGGCGGCTTCTATGAGTTTCAATATCATATTTCGGCGGGTGGCAGACTTCCGGTTGAAGATATGGCCGCAGCTCTGCATGCGTTGAACGAACCATTTGTGGTTACCCGGGTTAATGAAAAATAA
- a CDS encoding carbohydrate ABC transporter permease, with the protein MRTSMRERVGQTIIVFLLALLCISVIYPFTYMLAVSLNVGSDAAKGGVYLWPREFTLYNYEVVLGNSVIQHAYLITISRTIVGTFVGLLITLLAAYGLSYRQLPFRKSLLGYVLITMLFSGGLIPLYIQLNHLSLLNSFWVYIIPSAFSAWNMFVMMKFIQGIPEALIESAEMDGANPVRILFVIIMPLSKPMLAAIGLFTAVAHWNDWFSGAFYVSDQNLIPVQTFLQQLLSAQDISTVLGSNNNQEALARGTMLSNVTLMSIKMATVMVSALPILCVYPFLQKYFVKGVLIGSVKG; encoded by the coding sequence ATGAGAACTTCTATGAGGGAACGGGTGGGCCAGACAATTATTGTGTTTCTATTGGCCCTTCTCTGTATCTCGGTAATCTATCCATTCACGTATATGCTCGCCGTTTCCTTGAACGTTGGCAGCGATGCGGCAAAGGGTGGTGTCTATCTGTGGCCTAGAGAGTTTACTTTGTACAATTACGAGGTTGTGCTTGGGAATTCGGTTATTCAACATGCCTACTTAATTACGATATCCCGTACAATCGTAGGCACTTTTGTCGGCTTACTCATCACACTTCTTGCGGCTTATGGCTTGTCCTACCGGCAGCTTCCTTTCAGGAAATCCCTCCTGGGATACGTGCTGATTACGATGCTGTTTAGTGGGGGATTAATCCCTTTGTATATCCAGCTTAATCACTTGTCATTATTAAACTCATTCTGGGTGTATATCATTCCGTCCGCGTTTTCGGCGTGGAATATGTTTGTGATGATGAAATTCATCCAGGGGATTCCGGAAGCACTGATCGAATCGGCTGAGATGGATGGTGCCAATCCTGTCCGCATTCTCTTCGTTATTATTATGCCGCTTTCGAAACCCATGCTTGCAGCCATTGGCCTTTTTACTGCAGTGGCGCACTGGAATGACTGGTTTTCTGGCGCATTTTATGTTTCAGATCAGAATCTGATTCCGGTTCAAACGTTTTTGCAACAATTGCTGTCTGCCCAGGATATCTCGACTGTCCTCGGGTCCAACAATAATCAGGAAGCGCTTGCCCGGGGCACCATGCTCTCTAACGTTACACTGATGTCCATCAAAATGGCGACAGTTATGGTAAGCGCGCTTCCGATCCTGTGTGTGTACCCATTCCTGCAAAAGTATTTTGTAAAAGGTGTGCTTATCGGCTCAGTAAAAGGATAA
- a CDS encoding sugar ABC transporter permease has translation MIERLAKYRWQYVMILPGAILLLLFSYIPMVGIQVAFKDFHIGSTMWSSEWVGLENFSFLQDEQFWIVVKNTIYIAILKFVFGFPAPIILALLINEVKNNKYKRFVQSVSYLPHFFSWIVVAYILQSLLTLDGGLVNQLIEKLGGDSIFFLGSTEWFRPMIVVSGLWKEIGWNTILYLAAITTIDPQLYEAARVEGAGRLAQIRNITLPGIMPTISIVLILSMPGLIAVGMDQIYPLMNPANQPVADVLDTYILRNGLQQGYFGMATAVGLLSSVISLVLVLCTNQMARKFNGEGLW, from the coding sequence ATGATTGAACGACTGGCAAAATACCGTTGGCAATATGTAATGATCCTCCCTGGTGCGATTCTGCTGCTTCTCTTCAGCTACATTCCGATGGTGGGCATCCAGGTGGCATTCAAGGATTTTCACATCGGCAGCACGATGTGGAGTAGTGAATGGGTTGGTTTGGAAAACTTCTCATTCTTGCAAGATGAACAGTTCTGGATTGTGGTGAAGAATACAATTTACATCGCGATTCTCAAGTTTGTGTTTGGATTTCCAGCTCCTATTATTTTGGCATTGCTTATCAATGAGGTGAAAAACAACAAATACAAGCGGTTTGTCCAATCCGTTAGTTATCTTCCGCATTTCTTTTCGTGGATCGTGGTGGCTTACATTCTGCAATCCCTGCTGACGTTGGACGGCGGATTGGTCAATCAGTTGATAGAGAAGCTCGGGGGAGATTCAATCTTTTTCTTGGGATCCACGGAGTGGTTCCGGCCCATGATCGTAGTGAGCGGTTTATGGAAGGAGATTGGCTGGAATACGATCTTGTATCTGGCGGCAATTACAACGATTGACCCGCAGCTCTATGAAGCCGCTAGGGTGGAAGGAGCAGGACGGCTCGCACAAATTCGCAACATAACCCTGCCGGGTATCATGCCGACCATCTCCATCGTGTTGATTCTCAGTATGCCTGGACTGATTGCAGTAGGCATGGATCAAATCTATCCTCTGATGAATCCGGCCAATCAGCCAGTCGCGGATGTGCTAGACACATATATTTTACGCAACGGCTTGCAGCAAGGTTATTTTGGAATGGCCACTGCAGTGGGTCTCCTTTCTTCGGTCATCAGTCTGGTGTTGGTACTGTGCACCAATCAGATGGCGCGAAAGTTCAACGGAGAGGGGCTTTGGTAA